One part of the Haemophilus parainfluenzae genome encodes these proteins:
- a CDS encoding inorganic triphosphatase: protein MSNEVELKLAVAPDAFDILKTHLNQFNILEQNTIFLGNTYFDYPDHFLAKQKMGLRVRRENNDFTLTLKTDGKVVGGLHSRPEYNLSIPDNSVPTSAQLTSLYPFESLPSATLQPIFSTDFNRTFWLIAFGASKIEVAFDQGKILSGEKTQPICEIEFELKEGLVSDLFYFVSLLPFEQDVYFSSASKAKRGYQLGSKPLLIDWLNKWRDFLKEEREGSAVDSREQLSAVMKMEQQLIEETLSFPTDVFAFDFMKTVERVGAFFNLYHYYDDNKALFEKLEENRSAELLASNQFFLNEIKGLITFHSETKDNVQTIEKLKALLKRRAYFERMLGLMMLMA, encoded by the coding sequence ATGAGTAATGAAGTTGAATTAAAACTTGCTGTCGCCCCTGACGCCTTCGACATCCTAAAAACACACCTCAATCAATTCAATATTTTAGAGCAAAATACGATCTTTCTAGGAAATACTTATTTCGATTATCCCGATCATTTTTTGGCAAAACAAAAAATGGGATTGCGTGTTCGTCGAGAAAATAATGATTTCACACTAACCTTAAAAACTGACGGAAAAGTGGTTGGCGGATTGCATAGTCGTCCAGAATACAATTTATCTATACCTGATAATTCCGTACCTACATCGGCACAATTAACCTCATTGTATCCATTTGAAAGCTTGCCTTCCGCTACATTACAACCAATTTTCTCAACAGATTTTAACCGCACTTTTTGGTTGATTGCATTTGGTGCATCAAAAATTGAAGTGGCTTTTGATCAGGGGAAGATTCTATCAGGGGAGAAAACACAGCCTATCTGCGAAATTGAATTTGAATTAAAAGAAGGGCTTGTTTCAGATCTTTTCTATTTTGTCTCACTTTTACCTTTTGAACAGGATGTGTATTTTAGTTCAGCAAGTAAAGCGAAACGAGGCTATCAACTAGGCAGTAAACCACTTCTGATTGATTGGTTAAATAAATGGCGGGATTTCTTAAAAGAAGAACGTGAGGGAAGTGCGGTTGATTCTCGCGAACAATTAAGTGCGGTCATGAAAATGGAGCAGCAATTGATTGAGGAAACGCTTTCATTCCCAACGGATGTGTTTGCTTTCGATTTTATGAAAACCGTTGAACGTGTCGGCGCATTTTTCAATCTTTATCATTATTATGATGATAACAAAGCCTTGTTTGAAAAACTGGAAGAAAATCGATCCGCTGAATTATTAGCAAGTAATCAATTTTTCCTTAATGAAATAAAAGGTTTGATTACCTTTCATAGCGAAACAAAAGATAATGTTCAAACTATTGAGAAGTTAAAAGCCTTATTAAAGCGCCGTGCGTATTTTGAAAGAATGCTTGGCTTAATGATGTTGATGGCGTAA
- the potC gene encoding spermidine/putrescine ABC transporter permease PotC, whose amino-acid sequence MSRLLRNIFMFVVYAYLYIPIIILVTNSFNEDRYGLSWKGFSWNWYERLFNNDTLIQAAFHSVTIAFFAATLATIVGGLTAIALYRYRFRGKQAVSGMLFIVMMSPDIVMAVSLLALFMVVGISLGFWSLLLAHVTFCLPYVTVTIFSRLNGFDARMLEAAKDLGASEVTILRKIILPLALPAVVSGWLLSFTISLDDVVVSSFVSGVSYEILPLRIFSLVKTGVTPEVNALATIMIVLSLGLVILSQLIARKNNH is encoded by the coding sequence ATGAGTCGTTTACTGCGTAATATTTTTATGTTTGTGGTATACGCTTATTTGTATATCCCAATTATTATTTTGGTGACTAACTCCTTCAACGAAGACCGTTATGGTTTAAGTTGGAAAGGTTTTAGTTGGAACTGGTATGAGCGTTTATTTAATAATGATACCTTAATCCAAGCTGCATTCCACTCTGTCACGATTGCTTTCTTTGCCGCTACGTTAGCAACTATTGTGGGCGGTTTGACCGCGATTGCACTTTATCGCTATCGTTTCCGCGGAAAACAAGCCGTAAGCGGTATGTTATTTATCGTCATGATGTCACCAGATATCGTAATGGCGGTTTCTCTACTTGCCTTATTCATGGTTGTAGGAATTTCGTTAGGTTTCTGGTCATTATTATTGGCGCACGTAACGTTCTGTTTACCTTATGTTACCGTGACGATTTTCTCTCGCTTAAATGGCTTTGATGCAAGAATGCTTGAAGCAGCAAAAGATTTAGGTGCGAGTGAAGTCACGATTTTACGTAAAATTATTCTACCACTTGCCTTACCGGCTGTCGTATCTGGTTGGTTGTTAAGCTTTACTATTTCACTAGATGATGTTGTTGTATCCTCTTTCGTAAGTGGTGTAAGCTATGAAATCCTACCGTTGCGTATCTTCTCACTTGTAAAAACAGGTGTAACACCGGAAGTAAACGCATTAGCAACGATTATGATCGTGCTTTCATTAGGGTTAGTCATTTTAAGCCAATTAATTGCACGTAAAAATAATCATTAA
- a CDS encoding DNA translocase FtsK, with amino-acid sequence MIKRITKRFTPKQYLAELLLGLTALLGLYLIVAWSSYTPLDNSWSTASFQTETINKTGALGAWMIDTFFVFLGYVGHLIPFVIFIVPIYLLKIKAVHSLSVTRITLRFFGFIALIVGLTMMATLLLSNTNYYLAGGVFGGSLVVNLYPTLGKFGCILVGFICAVVGFIFCSGASLIRLIVKFYHWLTMKNQPAEEEHAEHTSVDDLEQIVIEAPQQLAFSDSQLETESTEDEKEEGSENTFVKPEQLINISGLYSPSTSEPADIEKLEDKFKGFTVGSDHLPHVSISTASSVELPTKEDFSATWKNSQVNHQSADDSDDIFEENVIPKVSLKTPENTTALYPTYDEPLESDNDGLEDELARQFAAQEQARMQEMEVRAKASNAEDALKVILNEPTASPVKAREIYTENTDEITYKPYSDTLIHPAFQQPTNKREKPTTPLPSLDLLEHRPTQAQDITRKEILDTSARIEQQLKNFNVKATVQDVLVGPVVTRYELELQPGVKASKVTSIDTDLARALMFRAIRVAEVIPGKPYIGIETPNAHRQMVPLRDVLDSNEFRSSTSLLSMALGKDIGGNSVIVDLAKMPHLLVAGSTGSGKSVGVNTMILSLLFRVRPDEVKFIMIDPKVVELSIYNDIPHLLTPVVTDMKKAANALRWCVDEMERRYQLLSALRVRNIEGYNEKIEEYEKLNMPIPNPIWKPGDTMDKMPPPLEKLSYIVLIVDEFADLMMVAGKQIEELIARLAQKARAIGIHLILATQRPSVDVITGLIKANIPSRIAFTVASKIDSRTILDQGGAEALLGRGDMLYSGQGSSDLIRVHGAFMSDDEVARVADDWRARGKPNYIDGILDGADDEDSGEKSTASSGDLDVLFDDVVEFVLSTGNTSTSYVQRKFSVGFNRAARIMDQLEEQGILGPMTNGKREILARRSEY; translated from the coding sequence ATGATTAAACGAATTACAAAACGATTTACACCGAAACAATATTTAGCAGAATTATTACTCGGATTGACCGCACTTTTAGGTTTATATTTAATCGTAGCATGGTCAAGCTATACGCCATTAGATAACTCTTGGTCTACAGCAAGTTTTCAGACTGAAACTATTAATAAGACAGGTGCTTTGGGTGCTTGGATGATTGATACGTTTTTTGTTTTTCTCGGCTATGTAGGTCATCTCATTCCGTTTGTCATTTTTATCGTACCGATTTATTTACTGAAAATCAAAGCGGTGCATTCTCTCTCTGTAACCCGTATTACATTACGTTTCTTTGGCTTTATTGCTCTCATCGTTGGCTTAACCATGATGGCAACATTGCTGCTTTCAAATACGAACTACTATCTAGCTGGTGGCGTATTTGGTGGCAGTTTAGTGGTGAATTTATATCCTACACTCGGTAAGTTTGGTTGTATTTTAGTGGGCTTTATCTGTGCAGTTGTAGGCTTTATTTTCTGTTCCGGTGCATCATTAATTCGTTTAATTGTGAAATTCTATCATTGGCTAACCATGAAAAATCAGCCGGCAGAAGAGGAGCATGCAGAACATACTTCTGTGGATGATCTTGAACAAATTGTGATTGAGGCACCTCAACAACTGGCTTTCTCTGATTCTCAATTGGAAACTGAATCTACAGAAGATGAAAAAGAGGAGGGTTCTGAAAATACCTTTGTTAAGCCTGAGCAACTCATTAATATCAGTGGGCTATACTCACCGAGTACTTCAGAGCCTGCAGATATTGAAAAATTAGAAGATAAGTTTAAAGGTTTCACGGTTGGATCTGACCATTTACCTCATGTATCTATTTCTACCGCTTCTTCCGTTGAATTACCAACAAAAGAAGATTTTTCAGCTACATGGAAAAACTCACAAGTGAATCATCAAAGTGCGGATGATTCAGATGATATTTTTGAAGAAAATGTCATACCAAAAGTGTCACTTAAAACACCTGAAAATACGACCGCACTTTATCCAACTTATGATGAACCTTTAGAATCAGATAATGATGGTTTAGAAGATGAATTAGCGCGTCAGTTTGCTGCGCAAGAGCAAGCTCGTATGCAAGAAATGGAAGTGCGAGCAAAAGCCTCAAATGCTGAAGATGCATTAAAAGTGATCTTGAATGAGCCGACAGCTTCACCAGTTAAAGCGCGTGAAATTTATACTGAGAATACCGATGAAATAACCTATAAGCCATATTCTGATACGCTTATACATCCAGCATTTCAACAACCAACGAATAAACGAGAGAAACCGACAACACCTTTACCAAGTTTAGATTTACTTGAGCATCGTCCTACACAGGCTCAAGATATTACGCGTAAAGAAATTTTAGACACATCCGCACGCATAGAACAACAATTAAAGAATTTTAATGTCAAAGCTACGGTACAAGATGTGTTAGTTGGCCCTGTGGTAACTCGTTATGAGCTTGAATTACAACCGGGTGTAAAAGCATCTAAAGTAACAAGTATAGATACCGATTTAGCTCGTGCATTGATGTTCCGTGCGATCCGTGTGGCAGAAGTGATTCCAGGCAAACCTTATATTGGTATTGAAACGCCAAATGCGCACCGTCAAATGGTACCATTGCGTGATGTACTTGATAGTAATGAGTTCCGCTCGTCAACATCATTACTTTCAATGGCTTTGGGGAAAGATATTGGAGGAAATTCTGTCATTGTAGATTTGGCTAAAATGCCTCATTTGCTGGTTGCGGGATCAACAGGTTCAGGGAAATCTGTTGGAGTGAATACTATGATTTTAAGTTTACTTTTCCGTGTCAGACCCGATGAAGTGAAATTTATTATGATAGATCCAAAAGTGGTCGAGCTTTCTATTTATAACGATATTCCTCACTTACTGACTCCAGTTGTGACTGATATGAAAAAAGCAGCGAATGCACTACGTTGGTGTGTAGATGAAATGGAACGTCGCTATCAATTACTATCAGCTTTACGTGTGCGTAATATTGAAGGTTATAATGAAAAAATTGAAGAATATGAAAAACTGAATATGCCTATTCCAAATCCAATTTGGAAGCCAGGTGATACAATGGATAAAATGCCGCCACCATTAGAAAAATTAAGTTATATAGTCCTAATTGTTGATGAGTTTGCTGACTTAATGATGGTAGCGGGTAAACAAATTGAAGAATTAATTGCTCGCTTAGCACAAAAAGCCCGAGCCATTGGTATTCACCTTATTTTAGCAACGCAACGTCCTTCAGTTGATGTTATAACTGGTTTAATTAAAGCCAATATTCCGAGTCGTATTGCTTTTACGGTAGCAAGCAAAATTGACTCTAGAACGATTCTGGATCAAGGCGGTGCTGAAGCCTTATTGGGGCGTGGTGACATGTTATATTCAGGTCAAGGTTCGTCGGATCTTATTCGAGTACATGGCGCCTTTATGAGCGATGATGAGGTTGCAAGAGTAGCTGATGATTGGCGAGCAAGAGGTAAACCGAATTATATTGATGGAATTTTAGACGGCGCGGATGATGAAGACTCAGGTGAGAAATCAACGGCAAGCAGTGGCGATCTTGATGTGTTATTTGATGACGTTGTGGAGTTTGTATTAAGTACTGGCAATACGTCAACCTCTTATGTTCAACGTAAATTTAGTGTGGGGTTTAACCGAGCAGCTCGAATTATGGATCAGCTTGAAGAACAAGGCATTTTAGGTCCTATGACAAATGGAAAACGAGAAATTTTAGCTCGACGTTCCGAATATTAA
- a CDS encoding extracellular solute-binding protein — MKKFAGLLTAGLVAATLTACNDKEAKSDATKAQAPANDTVYLYTWTEYVPDGLLDDFTKETGIKVIVASLESNETMYAKMKTQGDAGGYDVIAPSNYFVSKMAREGMLQELDHSKLPVIKELDPDWLNKPYDKGNKYSLPQLLGAPGIAFNTNTYKGSDFTSWGDFWKPEYANKIQLLDDAREVFNIALLKIGQDPNTKDPAIIKQAYEELLKLRPNVLSFNSDNPANSFISGEVELGQLWNGSVRIAKKEQAPLNMVFPKEGPVLWVDTLAIPKTSKNPDGAHKLINYLLGAKAAEKLTLAIGYPTANLEAKKVLPKEITEDPSIYPPAEILQKSYWQDDVGDAIQYYEQYYQELKAAK; from the coding sequence ATGAAAAAATTTGCAGGTTTGCTTACTGCTGGTTTAGTTGCCGCTACATTAACTGCTTGTAACGACAAAGAAGCCAAGTCTGATGCAACAAAAGCACAGGCTCCAGCAAATGATACTGTGTATTTATATACTTGGACTGAATATGTACCAGATGGTCTTTTGGATGACTTCACAAAAGAAACTGGTATCAAAGTTATTGTAGCAAGTCTTGAATCTAATGAAACGATGTATGCCAAAATGAAAACCCAAGGTGATGCGGGCGGTTATGATGTGATTGCACCATCTAACTACTTCGTATCTAAAATGGCACGAGAAGGCATGCTACAAGAATTAGATCACAGTAAATTACCTGTTATCAAAGAATTAGACCCTGATTGGCTCAACAAGCCTTATGATAAAGGCAATAAATACTCACTTCCTCAGTTGTTAGGTGCGCCAGGTATTGCATTTAATACCAATACCTATAAAGGTTCTGACTTCACTTCTTGGGGCGATTTCTGGAAACCTGAATATGCAAACAAAATCCAATTATTAGATGATGCGCGTGAAGTGTTCAATATTGCGTTATTAAAAATTGGTCAAGATCCAAACACCAAAGATCCTGCAATTATCAAGCAAGCTTATGAAGAGTTGTTAAAACTACGTCCAAACGTACTTTCTTTCAATTCTGATAACCCTGCAAACTCTTTTATCTCTGGTGAAGTGGAATTAGGTCAGTTATGGAATGGTTCTGTACGTATCGCAAAAAAAGAACAAGCGCCATTAAATATGGTGTTCCCAAAAGAAGGTCCTGTTCTTTGGGTTGATACTTTAGCGATTCCTAAAACCTCTAAAAACCCAGATGGTGCACACAAGTTAATTAACTACTTATTAGGTGCAAAAGCAGCGGAAAAATTGACTTTAGCAATTGGTTACCCAACAGCTAACCTTGAAGCGAAAAAAGTACTTCCAAAAGAAATTACAGAAGATCCATCTATTTATCCACCAGCAGAAATCCTTCAAAAAAGCTACTGGCAAGATGATGTAGGTGATGCAATTCAATACTATGAACAGTATTACCAAGAGTTAAAAGCAGCAAAATAA
- the lrp gene encoding leucine-responsive transcriptional regulator Lrp, which yields MEKKLNKALDSIDIKILNELQRNGKISNIDLSKKVGLSPTPCLERVKRLEKQGVIMGYRALLNPELLDAPLLVIVEITLVRGKPDVFEEFNAAIQALDEILECHLVSGDFDYLLKTRVADMAAYRKLLGTTLLRLPGVNDTRTYVVMEEVKQTNYLVLK from the coding sequence ATGGAAAAGAAATTAAATAAAGCGTTAGATAGCATTGATATCAAAATCTTAAATGAATTACAACGCAACGGTAAAATCTCTAATATCGATTTATCAAAGAAAGTGGGGTTATCCCCAACACCTTGTCTAGAAAGGGTAAAACGCTTAGAAAAACAAGGTGTGATTATGGGCTATCGGGCACTATTAAATCCTGAATTATTGGATGCCCCTTTATTGGTGATCGTTGAAATTACGCTCGTGCGTGGTAAACCGGATGTTTTCGAAGAGTTTAATGCGGCGATTCAAGCGCTTGATGAAATTCTCGAATGTCATTTGGTATCAGGTGATTTCGATTATTTACTCAAAACACGTGTAGCAGATATGGCGGCATATCGAAAATTATTGGGTACCACATTATTGCGCTTACCTGGTGTGAATGACACCCGAACTTATGTTGTCATGGAAGAAGTGAAACAAACTAATTATCTCGTACTAAAATAA
- the lolA gene encoding outer membrane lipoprotein chaperone LolA translates to MKKTLLKMTALTALLSASNFAFADAADELQNRLNQVTVLSADFSQTVTSAGGKNVQQGSGKLQIKRPNLFRMDTKSPQETQIIADGKTLWYYDPFVQQVTAQWVKDAVNNTPFVLLTSNDKNHWNQYSVTQNADTFVLKPKAKNSNIKQFDIRVDTNGVLKNFSTTEKDGQTNLYVLRNITNQTLADSLFQFSVPKGVELDDQRKGKK, encoded by the coding sequence ATGAAAAAAACATTATTAAAAATGACCGCACTTACTGCACTTTTAAGCGCAAGTAACTTTGCCTTTGCTGATGCCGCAGATGAGCTACAAAATCGCTTAAATCAAGTAACGGTATTAAGTGCTGATTTCTCACAAACTGTGACGTCTGCTGGCGGTAAAAACGTTCAACAAGGAAGTGGAAAACTTCAAATTAAACGTCCAAATCTTTTCCGTATGGATACCAAATCACCGCAAGAAACACAAATTATTGCAGATGGTAAAACCCTTTGGTATTATGATCCATTCGTGCAACAAGTTACTGCTCAATGGGTGAAGGATGCGGTAAATAATACCCCTTTCGTCCTTTTAACCAGTAACGATAAAAACCACTGGAATCAGTATTCAGTGACGCAGAATGCAGATACATTTGTGCTAAAACCAAAGGCAAAAAATAGCAACATTAAACAGTTTGATATTCGTGTAGATACAAATGGTGTGTTAAAAAATTTCAGCACCACAGAAAAAGATGGTCAAACCAATCTTTATGTGTTGCGTAACATTACGAATCAAACACTAGCTGATAGCTTATTCCAATTTAGCGTACCAAAAGGCGTGGAATTGGATGACCAACGTAAAGGTAAAAAATAA
- the potB gene encoding spermidine/putrescine ABC transporter permease PotB, protein MKIINNKFQKITVAIIFSWLIFFVLIPNLLVLTVSFLTRDGSDFYALPFTLDNYTNLFNPLYAQVVWNSLYMSGIATIICLLIGYPFAFMVSKINPKYRPFLLFLVVLPFWTNSLIRIYGMKVFLGVKGVLNTMLMDMGILNEPIRILNTEVAVIIGLVYLLLPFMILPLYSAIEKLDGRLLEAARDLGANAVQRFFRVILPLTMPGIVAGCLLVLLPAMGMFYVADLLGGAKVLLVGNVIKSEFLISRNWPFGSAISIGLTILMALLIFVYYRANKLLNKKVELE, encoded by the coding sequence ATGAAGATAATCAATAATAAATTTCAGAAAATTACTGTTGCAATTATCTTTAGTTGGTTAATCTTCTTTGTGCTAATTCCAAACTTATTGGTTTTAACCGTAAGTTTTTTAACCCGAGATGGTAGCGACTTTTATGCTTTGCCATTTACTTTAGATAACTACACGAACCTGTTTAATCCGCTTTATGCACAGGTTGTGTGGAATTCATTGTATATGTCTGGCATTGCGACAATTATTTGCTTACTCATTGGCTATCCATTTGCCTTTATGGTCAGCAAAATTAACCCTAAATATCGTCCATTTTTGTTATTCCTTGTGGTATTGCCATTCTGGACAAACTCACTCATTCGTATCTATGGGATGAAAGTATTCCTTGGTGTGAAAGGGGTGTTAAATACCATGTTAATGGATATGGGGATTTTGAATGAGCCTATTCGTATTTTAAATACCGAAGTAGCTGTAATCATTGGTTTAGTGTATCTTCTTTTACCATTTATGATTCTACCGCTCTACTCTGCTATTGAAAAATTAGATGGACGCTTATTAGAAGCGGCAAGAGATTTAGGGGCGAATGCAGTTCAACGTTTCTTCCGTGTTATTCTGCCATTAACCATGCCGGGTATTGTTGCAGGTTGTTTATTAGTATTACTACCAGCAATGGGGATGTTCTATGTAGCAGACTTGCTTGGTGGGGCGAAAGTATTATTAGTTGGTAACGTGATTAAGAGTGAATTCTTAATTTCCCGTAACTGGCCATTCGGTTCGGCGATCAGCATCGGTTTAACTATCTTAATGGCATTGCTGATTTTCGTTTACTATCGTGCAAATAAATTGTTGAATAAGAAAGTGGAGTTAGAATAA
- a CDS encoding replication-associated recombination protein A — protein sequence MSNLNFDFAENDFRPLAARMRPTNLEQYYGQTHLIGEGKPLRKAIQAGHVHSMILWGPPGTGKTTLAEIIAHRINAEVERISAVTSGVKEIRESIERAKQNRLADRQTILFVDEVHRFNKSQQDAFLPHIEDGTIIFIGATTENPSFELNNALLSRARVYLLKSLTVAEIEQVLQQAISDPERGLGKERLVLEENLLQVLAEYVNGDARLALNCLELMVDMASETENGKKLDRTLLQEVLGERQARFDKQGDRFYDLISALHKSIRGSAADAALYWYARIITAGGDPLYVARRLLAIASEDVGNADPRAMQVALAAWDCFTRVGAYEGERAIAQAIIYLAVAPKSNAVYNAFNAAKQHAKDFPDFDVPPHLRNASTALMKELGYGAEYRYAHDEPNAYAAGENYFPTELKDTQYYFPINRGMEIQIKEKLERLQEQDKNSLKKRYK from the coding sequence ATGTCTAATCTTAATTTTGATTTTGCTGAAAATGACTTTCGCCCTTTAGCAGCCCGTATGCGTCCAACAAATTTGGAACAATATTATGGACAGACGCATTTAATTGGGGAAGGAAAGCCGCTTCGTAAAGCAATTCAAGCAGGGCATGTTCATTCTATGATTTTGTGGGGACCGCCGGGTACAGGTAAAACAACACTGGCGGAAATTATTGCTCATCGTATCAATGCAGAAGTTGAACGGATTTCAGCGGTAACAAGTGGCGTGAAAGAAATTCGAGAATCAATTGAGCGCGCGAAACAAAATCGACTTGCAGATCGACAAACGATTTTATTTGTGGATGAAGTGCATCGCTTTAACAAAAGCCAACAAGATGCATTTTTACCCCATATCGAAGATGGTACGATTATTTTTATTGGTGCGACAACGGAAAATCCTTCCTTTGAATTAAATAATGCATTGCTTTCTCGTGCCAGAGTGTATCTCCTTAAGTCATTGACAGTGGCTGAAATCGAACAAGTTCTACAACAAGCGATTTCTGATCCTGAGCGAGGATTAGGTAAAGAGCGGTTAGTTTTAGAAGAGAATTTGCTACAGGTTTTAGCTGAATATGTGAATGGTGATGCTCGCCTGGCTTTAAATTGTCTTGAACTGATGGTTGATATGGCTTCTGAAACTGAAAACGGTAAAAAATTAGACCGCACTTTGTTGCAAGAAGTATTAGGAGAACGACAAGCGCGTTTTGATAAACAAGGCGATCGTTTTTATGATTTGATTTCTGCTTTACATAAATCTATTCGAGGCTCAGCAGCAGATGCAGCACTTTATTGGTATGCACGAATTATCACTGCAGGCGGCGATCCTCTTTATGTTGCACGACGTTTATTAGCGATTGCTTCAGAAGATGTGGGTAATGCGGACCCTCGCGCAATGCAAGTGGCGCTAGCGGCTTGGGATTGTTTTACGAGAGTGGGCGCTTATGAAGGAGAGCGAGCTATTGCTCAAGCCATTATTTATTTGGCTGTAGCGCCGAAGAGTAATGCGGTTTACAACGCATTTAATGCAGCCAAACAACATGCAAAAGATTTTCCTGATTTTGATGTGCCGCCTCATTTACGTAATGCGTCAACGGCTTTAATGAAAGAATTAGGTTATGGCGCTGAATATCGTTATGCTCATGATGAACCTAATGCTTATGCTGCTGGAGAAAATTACTTCCCAACGGAACTGAAAGATACGCAGTATTATTTCCCAATTAACCGAGGCATGGAAATTCAGATTAAAGAAAAACTTGAGCGTTTACAAGAGCAAGATAAAAACTCGTTAAAAAAACGCTATAAATAG
- the radA gene encoding DNA repair protein RadA, with translation MAKAPKTAYVCNDCGAEFSRWQGQCSACKAWNTISEVRLISASNSTKNDRFSGYAGETRAKIQTLSEISLQETPRFTSGFKELDRVLGGGIVPGSAILIGGHPGAGKSTLLLQVMCGLAKNMTALYVTGEESLQQVAMRANRLNLPTDKLNMLSETSVEQICNLADQLKPQIIVVDSIQVMHLSDIQSSPGSVAQVRECASFLTRYAKTRQVAIIMVGHVTKDGTLAGPKVLEHAIDCSLLLEGEADSRFRTLRSHKNRFGAVNELGVFGMTEQGLREVKNPSAIFLSRGDEQTPGSSVMVLWEGTRPLLVEIQALVDHSMLANPRRVAVGLEQNRLALLLAVLHRHGGLQMSDQDVFVNVVGGVKVGETGADLALLLALISSFRNRPLPQDLVVFGEVGLAGEIRPVTSGQERISEAAKHGFKRAIVPFANKPKSAVENMEVFTVKKLADALAILDNF, from the coding sequence ATGGCAAAAGCTCCTAAAACCGCTTACGTATGTAATGATTGTGGCGCAGAATTTTCGCGCTGGCAAGGGCAGTGTTCTGCCTGTAAAGCCTGGAATACCATTAGCGAAGTGCGGTTAATTTCAGCCTCAAATTCCACAAAAAATGATCGTTTTAGTGGTTATGCAGGAGAAACTCGCGCAAAAATCCAAACGCTTTCTGAAATTAGCTTGCAAGAGACACCGCGTTTCACCAGTGGATTTAAAGAATTAGATCGCGTGTTAGGTGGTGGGATCGTGCCGGGGAGTGCCATTTTAATTGGTGGGCATCCTGGTGCGGGGAAAAGTACCTTGCTACTTCAAGTGATGTGTGGATTAGCAAAAAATATGACCGCACTTTATGTAACAGGGGAAGAGTCGCTTCAACAAGTGGCAATGCGAGCTAATCGCTTGAATCTACCGACAGATAAATTAAATATGTTATCTGAAACCTCAGTTGAGCAAATTTGTAATTTGGCGGATCAATTAAAACCGCAAATTATTGTGGTGGATTCGATTCAGGTTATGCATCTTTCAGATATTCAATCCTCTCCAGGAAGTGTGGCACAAGTGCGTGAATGTGCCTCTTTTCTTACTCGTTATGCGAAAACCCGACAGGTCGCTATCATTATGGTTGGCCACGTCACCAAAGACGGTACCCTTGCGGGGCCAAAAGTATTGGAGCATGCCATTGACTGTTCATTATTGCTGGAAGGGGAGGCTGATTCCCGTTTCCGTACGTTACGTAGTCATAAAAACCGTTTTGGTGCAGTGAATGAGCTAGGGGTATTTGGTATGACCGAACAAGGCCTACGCGAAGTGAAAAATCCATCGGCAATTTTCTTAAGCCGTGGAGATGAACAAACACCAGGTAGCTCGGTCATGGTACTTTGGGAAGGAACGCGTCCGCTTTTGGTGGAAATTCAAGCGTTAGTGGATCATTCCATGCTTGCAAATCCGCGCCGTGTGGCGGTGGGGTTAGAGCAAAATCGTTTAGCTTTATTGCTTGCGGTATTACATCGTCATGGTGGACTACAAATGTCGGATCAAGATGTTTTTGTGAATGTCGTTGGTGGGGTAAAAGTCGGAGAAACTGGAGCAGATCTTGCGTTATTGCTTGCATTAATTTCGAGTTTTCGTAATCGTCCATTGCCACAAGATTTAGTTGTCTTTGGTGAAGTAGGGTTAGCCGGTGAAATTCGTCCGGTAACCAGCGGTCAAGAACGCATTAGTGAAGCGGCAAAACATGGTTTTAAACGCGCGATCGTCCCTTTTGCCAATAAGCCGAAAAGTGCGGTTGAGAATATGGAAGTTTTTACGGTGAAAAAACTCGCTGATGCACTTGCCATTTTGGATAATTTCTAA